The region CGATTCGGGAATTGGCCGGTCGGTTGCGGTCCTATTTGCCAAAGAAGGGGCGGATGTGGCCATTAATTATTTGCCGGCCGAACAATCGGATGCCGATGAAGTCAAACGCCACGTCGAAGCAACCGGCCGACGATGCGTGCAATTGCCGGGCGATTTGACCGATGCAAGTTTCTGTCGGCACTTGGTTGAATCGGCAATTCAAAAGTTGGGAAAGCTCGATATCCTCGTCAGCAATGCGGCATATGAAAATCGACGACAATCGCTCGACGAAATCACGGAAAAGGATTGGGAGACAACCTTCCGCACGAATATCGATGCGTTATTCTTTCTGACGCGCGCCGCATTGCCGCACTTGAAGCGTGGATCATCGATCATAGCCACCAGTTCCGAGACAGGCTTATTTGGCAATCGACAATTGTTGGATTATGCGGCAACGAAAGGCGCCATCAATGCGTTTGTAAAGTCGTTGGCTCAAAATCTTGTCGAAAAAGGAATCCGTGTCAACGCCGTTGCACCCGGACCGGTGTGGACACCTTTAAATCCGGCCGACGAAGGAGAGTCTGTAGAACAACTTTCTAAATTCGGTAGCAAGACCCCGATGGGGAGGCCGGCTCAGCCGGACGAAATAGCACCCGCCTATGTGTTTTTTGCGTCAAATGCGGATTCCAGTTACATCAGCGGCCATGTATTGCCGCTTATTGGCGGAGACGTGACGAGCGGGTAATTGGTTTCTCATCGCACAATCACGGCACAGGAGTTGCGACCTGACAGCAAAAGTTCCTCTCCACTACTTTATTAAACAACGAGGACGACAATGGCAAAGTACGGCAAAAAAGCTCAAAGCTCGATAAAAAGAGCGATGCACAAAAAAAAGAGAGGTCAACTTCACAGTGGGAAAGGAAAGAAAAAAGTGACGAGTCGCAAACAAGCAATCGCGATCGGCTTGTCCGAAGCGCGGAAAAAGGGTGCTAAAGTACCCAAGAAAAAGAAGCGAAGTGGATAGCGAATTTGTAAGCGATTGTTGCATAGCCCTAACAGGGTTTTCCCGATCCTACTTTCATTACCGCATCTAATTGCCTAAAGTTTTGTGGAAATTCTAATGCCGACGGCCTGCTCCAGCGGAACATTCCACGTGCTGGTGGCATCTTTGGCATTCCGGCTCAGAAATGCATAGAACCGCTTTCGCCACTTCGCCATTTTGCTATTGCCAGTGAGCATAATATCGTCGCTGCGTACGAAATACGTAATTTGCGAGCCCGTTTTCAGAATTCCTGTCTCTTCGGCGGCAGCCATCACCCGTTGTACACTGGGACTTTGCATAAACCCGTAGTGGGCAATCACGCGCGTAAATCCCGGCGCT is a window of Pirellulales bacterium DNA encoding:
- a CDS encoding SDR family oxidoreductase is translated as MPSLRPEPPFPKRKLKKPGLEKDLEPKPQFEGAQYKAAGKLIGKSALITGGDSGIGRSVAVLFAKEGADVAINYLPAEQSDADEVKRHVEATGRRCVQLPGDLTDASFCRHLVESAIQKLGKLDILVSNAAYENRRQSLDEITEKDWETTFRTNIDALFFLTRAALPHLKRGSSIIATSSETGLFGNRQLLDYAATKGAINAFVKSLAQNLVEKGIRVNAVAPGPVWTPLNPADEGESVEQLSKFGSKTPMGRPAQPDEIAPAYVFFASNADSSYISGHVLPLIGGDVTSG
- a CDS encoding DUF6496 domain-containing protein encodes the protein MAKYGKKAQSSIKRAMHKKKRGQLHSGKGKKKVTSRKQAIAIGLSEARKKGAKVPKKKKRSG